One Tenebrio molitor chromosome 2, icTenMoli1.1, whole genome shotgun sequence genomic region harbors:
- the LOC138124597 gene encoding glucose-dependent insulinotropic receptor-like: MPTTELVRLISDTTEMNATQLKSNISLDDNNPSVKAQLTLYDVLIPAIGCIIILLNLLVVVSSGLILKKGQQPRSTYLFLGNVAMTDLLTGVAVVFGQLYPKENRDHNICALQLGMIVASTLTSVYSVGLIAVDRFLYIIHGIQYQQWVYPMRARLLIVGTWVVGCVIGFMPLFGWYGDTENGRICWFILLAPRGLILLTVLAGILPILIVVVLYSIILYHAVKKIAHLQDSDNNRNATNSSTNNLRMFRGRGQVAQTEETNSKKRNIFARIFMKNPSTSVKTPSKWKAIKVVLFTTGSFLVTWSPYFITSVIYVYQCENIDSKRCRNLRIIIASPLAILGFTNSLINPIIYAWWHKGFRTFVQKRVSTVIMKTRRKNNIVTNSNTNTQSSSTPGTKSGDKMEAVKEEVEVNSA; this comes from the exons ATGCCGACAACTGAACTGGTACGACTTATCTCCGACACCACCGAAATGAACGCCACCCAactaaaatcaaatatttctcTCGACGATAACAATCCTTCCGTCAAGGCTCAACTGACCCTGTACGACGTCTTAATACCGGCGATCGGATGCATCATCATTCTTTTGAATCTCCTGGTGGTCGTCTCCAGCGGACTGATACTGAAAAAGG GTCAACAGCCCCGGTCCACTTACTTGTTCCTCGGCAACGTCGCCATGACCGATCTCCTAACAGGAGTGGCTGTCGTTTTCGGACAGCTGTACCCCAAAGAGAACCGCGACCACAATATTTGCGCTCTCCAGTTAG GTATGATAGTGGCTAGCACTCTGACTTCCGTGTACTCCGTCGGTCTGATCGCCGTAGATCGATTCCTGTACATAATACACGGCATACAATACCAGCAGTGGGTTTACCCGATGAGGGCTAGATTATTAATAGTGGGCACGTGGGTCGTAG GCTGCGTTATCGGATTCATGCCGTTGTTCGGGTGGTACGGCGATACCGAAAACGGAAGAATTTGCTGGTTCATCCTGTTGGCACCCCGAGGCCTGATACTGCTAACCGTCCTAGCTGGAATCCTTCCAATCCTGATAGTCGTCGTGCTCTACTCGATCATTCTCTACCACGCAGTCAAAAAAATCGCACACCTCCAGGACTCGGACAACAACAGAAACGCCACCAATTCGTCTACCAACAATCTGAGAATGTTTCGCGGTCGAGGACAGGTTGCACAAACCGAAGAGACAAACTCCAAGAAGCGAAATATTTTCGCCAGGATATTCATGAAGAATCCGTCGACCAGCGTCAAAACGCCGAGCAAGTGGAAGGCCATCAAAGTGGTCTTGTTTACGACGGGAAGCTTCCTGGTTACTTGGTCTCCCTATTTTATAACCAGCGTTATTTACGTCTACCAGTGCGAAAATATAGACAGCAAAAGATGTAGGAATCTTCGGATAATTATAGCCAGTCCCTTGGCTATTTTGGGCTTCACTAATAGTCTCATCAATCCGATAATCTACGCCTGGTGGCACAAAGGTTTCAGGACTTTTGTACAGAAGAGAGTCAGTACCGTGATCATGAAGACGCGCCGGAAAAATAATATCGTCACCAACTCGAATACGAACACGCAATCGTCGTCGACGCCAGGAACCAAGTCCGGTGATAAAATGGAAGCTGTCAAAGAAGAAGTTGAAGTGAATTCTGCCTGA